The following coding sequences lie in one Mucilaginibacter sp. KACC 22773 genomic window:
- a CDS encoding MBL fold metallo-hydrolase: MKYWCLRIGVATLLLTAAVGCGMVKSMGKNPDGEELGRLKALSNYKNGSFENLAERSDSTVKSKWLFLHSRPKTIRPSHALPWVKTNLNTLAAPAPTIVWFGHSSLLIKTGQGNILIDPIFSNHAGPVPGLIKAFQGTMNYHAEDMPPIDVLIISHDHYDHLDYRTLKKLRNHIKMAVVPMGVGADLVYWGFDPKKIIELNWGQSVTLPGGLRITATPAQHRSNRSYANENKTLWASYVIQANQYRLFYSGDSGYGPLFKQIGQQYGPFDLALLECGQYSPNWPWTHLQLGQTAQAAVDLQACLIQPIHWGKFVEANHPWNEPIEKLLPAAEKLGVEVNVPRIGEPYTLGDPLRTKVWWDFN, translated from the coding sequence ATGAAATACTGGTGTTTGAGGATAGGGGTGGCTACACTGTTGCTAACAGCGGCTGTAGGTTGTGGTATGGTAAAGTCGATGGGTAAAAATCCGGATGGTGAGGAGCTTGGCCGGTTAAAGGCATTGTCTAACTACAAAAATGGTAGTTTCGAAAATTTGGCCGAACGTTCTGACTCGACGGTAAAGAGTAAATGGCTTTTTTTACACAGCCGCCCTAAAACCATCCGCCCCTCTCATGCGTTGCCCTGGGTTAAAACTAATTTGAATACATTGGCCGCCCCGGCGCCAACCATCGTGTGGTTTGGGCATTCCTCCTTGCTCATCAAAACCGGGCAGGGCAATATACTCATCGATCCTATTTTTAGCAACCATGCCGGGCCGGTGCCCGGGCTGATTAAGGCATTTCAAGGCACTATGAATTATCACGCAGAGGATATGCCGCCAATTGATGTGCTGATCATTTCACATGATCACTACGATCACCTGGATTATCGTACCCTGAAAAAATTGAGAAACCATATTAAAATGGCAGTAGTGCCGATGGGAGTAGGTGCGGATTTGGTGTATTGGGGATTTGATCCCAAAAAGATCATCGAACTGAATTGGGGCCAGTCGGTTACGCTACCTGGTGGCCTACGTATTACCGCTACCCCGGCGCAGCACCGCAGTAACCGAAGTTACGCCAATGAAAACAAAACACTTTGGGCATCTTATGTGATACAGGCAAACCAGTACCGGCTGTTTTACAGTGGCGATAGTGGTTATGGTCCGCTGTTTAAACAAATAGGCCAGCAATACGGCCCATTTGATTTGGCGCTGCTGGAATGCGGACAGTACAGTCCGAATTGGCCATGGACACACCTGCAACTTGGGCAAACCGCACAGGCTGCCGTTGACTTGCAGGCTTGTTTGATACAACCTATCCATTGGGGCAAATTTGTCGAAGCCAATCACCCCTGGAACGAACCTATAGAAAAACTCCTGCCGGCTGCCGAAAAGCT